Part of the Primulina huaijiensis isolate GDHJ02 chromosome 15, ASM1229523v2, whole genome shotgun sequence genome is shown below.
TAGGAAATATACAGTTCATTAGTTCTTGGACATATTTATCTTTGTTGCCAGCATTTTTTTCACTTCTGTGGTGGTTTATAGTTGGGTAAGACTTGATGCTTTAAAGTTTTCTAAAGTTGCAGTGGTTATTTAGTTCATCTTGTAGAACCAGCATTAACAGATTATATTTTCTGCGATACGCATGGACTGCCACACCTTTTTTAGATTGACACCGCCTATAGGACCCTGATAGTGGAAGGTGTTATTGTATAGTTCTTTAccttttgttgtttattattaCAGCCCAGAAGGGGGTAGTAACACAGTTTCTTTGGCTATCTCCTACAATTTCACCAAGGTTCCATAGTCTTGCAAACTATATTGTTCACAATAGGCTTTGCTCGTAGCATCTCACATTTATCTTCAGTTGGTGAAAATGATTGATCTAAAGTTGCTaactaaattttatgtaaagtCTGATAATTCATTCCACGAACCAATATGAGGACAAGAGCATTACATTTAATTCTCTTACAATACGAGACATCTTCATCCGGTGTAGATTTTATATATAAGTGGCATGATTCTAGAGATAGTTCATACGGGTTAAATTAGTGGCTTCCAACCATACAACAATTTTCCCGGCACAATTGGCTCCATCAACAATTACTATGTCGATTCTGATTTCTTTGTAAAAATGGTTAACCTATGCTTTAGAAAGTTGATGCTAAGCTGTCTCAAACTATTTCACATGAATCAGTGTGGGATAATAGTAttacactttttttttctttttatttcaatattttttttcatataatgGATGGGCATGCTTAATAACCATTAGCAAACATGATCGATTTTGGAGTGAAGCTTGTCTATATGCATATTCACATGTTTATCATATCAAGGCTTAAATATTTTGCTTAATATTCTCCAATCATAGGGCAAACAAGACTCTCTTGCTGATGAATTTGAGTTTGTGATGCACGTGCTTCTCTACAGGATGCCAAAGGCCGCAATACTGAAATGTAGATCATCTGCACATTTTCTGTTTATACCTGATTCGTTCAGAACTGCAACAATTTGGCGTCTGATATTCTTTTTTGACAGTGTGGTATTCGTTTCGTTTGGAGGACTCCAGTTGATGTTGAGAGGTGATCTGCTGAAGATGCATCAATTTAGCAACAGAAAGCCTGCTGAAGATGCATCAATTTAGCAACAGAACCGTTTCTTCTCTTGAGGAAGATGTGATACCTAATGGAAGCTCCTGGAGTTTCAGCTGCTTATTTTACAGTGTTGGGACTTGGAAGTCAATCTTGCCATCATCTTTTGAAGGTATGTGTTTGAGTTAATTCTGATTCAGTGCTCGTGCATTatttctttttacttttaaaactAACTTTGATCCactttcaaattaaaatttcgCTCTTTTGTACATCATTCACGACATAAATATGTACATGATGAACACGTTTTAATGTAGAACATTTCATCCATCTTAAAGAGAAACTTAATTTAATTCACATTTTAATGAATGGAATAAGTCTTGCTTCTGAAAAACCGTCAACTTTCCATAATTCTTGTGGATATATTTTGGAAATGTCTTTTGAAAACTATTTTCTCTATTCCTGAGTTGGAAATGAGAGAAATTCCTGGGGAGTTAATACATAGTGCAAGCGAATTCTATACTGGTTCTGGTCCTAAAGTGTATACATAATCACCTTATAAAATGAACACTTCACATTCCTTCAGTTCACTGTAACAACAAATCTCCTTTTTCTTTCATATGCATAGTAATAAAAGAATCCGATCTTATGTTTCAAAGCCATGGAAAAAGGAATTAAACATTACTTTAGGTCCTAATCTCTTGTTCCAGTGATAAATACAGATTTAGTGGTAACGTCATAACAGAAAATTTTAAACGGAACAACGATTCACCCATCATGGCTAGAATCACTTGGGTATGCGCTTGAAAAATCCAAGTCACACTTAAAAAGTCATTACACAAAAAGCATTAAAATATTGGGTTTTGCTCAccaattcaaaataaaatcactAAAAGGCATTCTTAATTATCTTGTAGTAAGCAAGATTAAATTCATAGCTCTATTTAGGATGCACCTTTTTCTTCTTCCTAACATGGCAGTCGCATTCATGAATACTTGTAGTTGCACACCCCAACTTCCTTTTCATTTCTTTCCAAATATTCTTTCTAGGACTTTTCACATTTTTGCAGCTAATTTCTCTCCTCAGAGCACTGCATTCGCTCTCCAGCGCCAATATTTTATTTCCAATCTCCTCGATTTCTGTCACTACGTCTTCCTTGCCCCGTTCCTCCACTTCTGCCACCTTCTTCAACCCACCACCATAAATTTTCACTTCTTTTGCAATTTCGTCTCTCAGTTTCAACTGTCCTACGAATAGCACTTGCACCACCACACGAGTCGGCAGCTTATTGTTCTGAGCGGCATGTTCGCACGCTTCTCGAGTCATCTTGTTACAATCCAAAAACCTGCATAGTTCCTCCTTTTCTGATTCTGTCAAGTACCGGTGCTTGTCTAAGTAGATGTCAATAGCCCGGTATATGCCATCGGACGTCCTTTGAGTCCCTGCTGATGCTGCGACTGACATATCAGCAAATGCAAAGAAAGTGGTCATTTTTAAGTCTATATCAGCTGATATTTCTGCCAAGAATTCATCTATAAGTTCAGCTACTGATAGTAGTCCAGAATTGCCTGGTCCGGTATAGTTGCTGTAAAAAATCTTCAAAATTCTTCTTACACATTCGGTGTCGTACTGTTCATCCTTTGAAGATCCTTGACAAGGTATTAACAGGTCCTTCACAGACGCATGATCTAATTGATTTCCTATTCTAATTTCTAACCCATTTTTGCATTCATGCTTTGCTCCAAGTGCCATTGCAAAGTGCAGCATTCCGAAGAGAAATGTGCAGGGAAGAACCCCCTTTTGACGTGGCAGCAGTCCCTCCAAAACCTCAACTATTTCTCTCTGAGAATTTTCCAGGTAAACCGAGGCATCATCTCCTCTTTTGTAAAATAACCATTTCTTTGCATATTCACAAAGATTTGCAGCCACATATTCTTGAGGGACTTTGCGTTGAAGCATCGTacatatgatatattcataCAACCTCAATGAAAGTATAGTTAAATCTTCCGATTTCCAGTCATGGTCAAAGAGCTTCCTCCTCACACTTGCTTGCCTTAAACCATTGCCATTCTCATCACTATCTTCATCAGAGACCAAATTCTTTATTGGTTCTCCTAGTAAACCTGGATCTTCCAACACTTTCGAGACAACAGATTCCACGCAGTAATCAACCAGGCCCAACTGTAAAGCTTCTTGTAGAACATTCTCTGTAGTCTTTAGAGCTTTAATTGATTTGTTCCAGCTAGGTATAATTTCTTGCTCGAAGAACACAATGGTCTTGTTTAGCAGATTGTTAGGACAGTGGCTTTCGGTCATTTCAAGGTAGTGAGCAAGACAGGCTACACGAACAATGTTTTCTGTCGACAAGTTGATCTCATATCCCTGGCAGAATCTTTCAACAATCTCCAACGAATCTTGATCAGCTGGGATATCATGAAGCAACTGGGAAGGATTTTCGTGAGGGCTTTGTTTCAATAATTTTGCTAGTTTTTCTGATTTGGTGGCCAAAAGTTCCTGACAGTAATTCAAAGTTAGCCACCAGAATGAATACAAGTAAAATAGAGGTCGAAGATGAAACTTAGTGGGCACAAGCAGATTGCCCAACATCCA
Proteins encoded:
- the LOC140959708 gene encoding BTB/POZ domain-containing protein At3g03510-like — encoded protein: MVFSPFLFRRSKARPPSEVQFHIGGSVYALDKELLATKSEKLAKLLKQSPHENPSQLLHDIPADQDSLEIVERFCQGYEINLSTENIVRVACLAHYLEMTESHCPNNLLNKTIVFFEQEIIPSWNKSIKALKTTENVLQEALQLGLVDYCVESVVSKVLEDPGLLGEPIKNLVSDEDSDENGNGLRQASVRRKLFDHDWKSEDLTILSLRLYEYIICTMLQRKVPQEYVAANLCEYAKKWLFYKRGDDASVYLENSQREIVEVLEGLLPRQKGVLPCTFLFGMLHFAMALGAKHECKNGLEIRIGNQLDHASVKDLLIPCQGSSKDEQYDTECVRRILKIFYSNYTGPGNSGLLSVAELIDEFLAEISADIDLKMTTFFAFADMSVAASAGTQRTSDGIYRAIDIYLDKHRYLTESEKEELCRFLDCNKMTREACEHAAQNNKLPTRVVVQVLFVGQLKLRDEIAKEVKIYGGGLKKVAEVEERGKEDVVTEIEEIGNKILALESECSALRREISCKNVKSPRKNIWKEMKRKLGCATTSIHECDCHVRKKKKVHPK